A region of the Mesoterricola sediminis genome:
GACCCCCCGGTCAGCGCCGTCCACGTCCTCTCCTGGTTCCAGGACCTCTCCGAAGCCCGGGGGGGGACTGGATTCGGGGCCCTGCCCATCCAGTGGGGCGACATCCAGGCGTGGTCGCAGCTCACCGGAACAACCATCCGCCCATGGGAAGTCCGGCTGATCCGATCTCTTGACCGCCTCTGGCTCTCGGTCTTCAAGCCCTCGCAGGAGAACAAATGACGGATCTTGCGACCCTCTCGATCAAGGTGGACAGCAGCGACGTTCCGCGCGCGTCCCGTGAACTGGACAGCCTGAGCACGGCTGGTGAGTTCGCGTCCAAGGCCATCGCCACCCTCGGCGCCGGGTTCGCCGCCCTCAAGGTGATCGAGGTCACGAAGGAAACCGCCCTCCTGGCGGCTCGGTTCGAAACGATGGGCGTGGTCATGAGGGTGGCCGGCCTCAACGCCGGCTACAGCGCCGTCCAGATGCAAGCCCTCGAATCGACCCTCCAGAAGACCGGCATCTCCATGCTGGAATCTCGGAACGCCCTCACCTCCCTGGCCACGGCCCACATCGATCTCGGCAAGGCCGCCCAGCTCGCGCGAGCCGCCCAGGACCTCGCCGTCGTGGGCGGGATCAACAGCTCCGAAGCCATGGCCCGCGTGGTGCAGGGCATCAAGAGCGGGGAAACGGAAGTCCTGCGGACCATCGGCCTCAACGTCCAGTTCGAGGACAGCTACAAGAAGTTGGCCCAGAGCCTCGGCAAGAACGTGAAGGACCTCACAGACCAGGAGAAGACCCAGGCCCGGGTCAACGTCGTTCTGAAACAAGCTGCGGCCTACCAGGGGATCTACGAGGCCTCCATGACCACGGCTGGGAAACAGCTCAAGTCCATGGAACGCTACCTCGAAGACCTGAAGGTCAAGGCAGGGGAGGTCTTTGGTCCAGCCCTGACGGGGCTTGTATCTTCGTCCACAACGGGCATCCAGCGCCTCTCCGCGGCCATCTCCAGGGCGAGCCAGGACGGGAGCCTCGGCAAGCTGGCCGACACCCTGGGAGCGCTCGCGGGGAGCGGCATCGGCGCCATCGGCGGCACCCTGTCGTTCATCGTCAACAACCTCGAATTGCTCGAAAAAGCCCTCATCGCCGTCGCCATCGCATCGGCCTACGCGTGGGGGCCCAGGGGCCTGGCGATGCTCAGCAACATCGCAGGTCCGCTCCTGTCCAACCTGGTTGGGGTGGTCTCAGCGGTCCAGAATTTCACCGCCTCCGCGACCCTGGCGTCCACGGCGAGCGCTGCGTGGGGCGGAACGCTGGCGTTCCTGTCCAACCCCATCACCGCCATCATCGCTGGCGTGACGGCCCTCACCGGGGCGTTCCTGCTCTACGACACCATCGTCCATGGCTCCATGGCTGACGTCGAGGCGCAATCGAAGCGGATGGAGGAGCATAACCAGCGCCAGAAGGGCTGGCTGTCCCTCCGGGAAGATGCCCTCCGCGTCGAGAAACAGCTTGCGGCTCTGAGGTCGGACGGGGGCAAGGAAGGCCCTGCCACCCGCGAGAACTCCATCCAGGCCCTCGTCAAGAAGGCCCTCCCCGATGGCGGCAGCGCGGAAGACATGGCCAGCGCGAGGCTCTATGCCGAGAAATACATCGACGCCTCGGAGGCCCTGAAGAAATATCAGAAATCCATGCAAGACAAGGCGGATGCCGACAGGAAGGCTGCGGATGCGGCCAAGGAGATGCGCGAGGCGCTGGCCTCCGAGAACAAGACCATCTACGACCAGTGGGTTCTGCTCACCATGGGCGAGCGGGCCCAGTATTTCAACAGCATCCGGAGCCAGACATTCAGTAATGGGGAGCGGTATTCGGAGGAGCAGATCCAGTCCCTGATGATCCAGTGGGATGCGAACAAGGCGCTCAAGGATCAGATCCAACTGGAAAAGGACCTGAAGGCCGCGCGTGAGGCCGCCGCGAAGGAGCAGGAGCGGCGCGACAAGGCGCTCATGGAAGAAGGGATGCGGGTCTCGGATCAGTACCTCACTCCTGAAGCCCGCCGGGCCAAGGACATCGAGCACCTTAACCTCTTGCTTGGAGCCGGAGGGCTCAGTGTGGATGCCTACAACCGCAAGATGGCGGACCTAAACCCGATCACGGGACCCGCCCTTGAGGGGCTTGCCAACAGCTTCGACAGCGCCGCGACCTCGCTTGGGAACTGGGCAGCGGGCATGGACAATGCTTCGCTCCGGTTCAAGGACATGGTGAAGTCCATGGGCGCCGACCTAGCCCGCCTCTATGCCCAGCAAGGGTTCAAGAGTTTGTTTGGGTTCATTGCCGGTGGGTTATCCAATTGGATTTTCGGTGGCGGCGGGATGTCCTACGACCATTCCGTCCCCTTCTCGAACGATCTGGGCGTCGGGTGGGGCGGCGCTCTGGCCGGTGGCGGTGCGACCGAAGCCGGGAAGTACTACCTGGTTGGCGAGCAGGGCCCGGAGCTGTTCAGCCCTGGCCGGTCCGGCACCATCACCCCCAACAGCGCCTTGGGCGGGCAGACCATCAACAGCACCGTGATCGTGAACATCGACTCAAACGGCAACGCCAACGCGCAGACGCAGACCTCTGGGACCGGACCCGACCTGGGGCGGCTCATCAAGTCCGCCGTGATCGCGACCATCCAGGAGGAAATGCGCCCGCGCGGCCTGCTCAACCAGGGAGGTAGGTGATGGCTGGCACGTTTACGTGGACCCCCGACCAGGGCCCGCAGGCTCCGCACAGGCCCCGGGGTTTCAGCGTCAGTTTTGGCGACGGCTACGTGCAGGACACCGGGGATGGGCTCAACATCGACCTTCCCGAGTGGTCTGTCGCGTTCACCAACCGCTCCACCGCCGAGTTCGACGCCATCAAGGCGTTCCTGGGCGGCCTGGCCTACGGCGAGCGGTTCACCTGGACGCCGCCCCGGGGCTCCGCCGGCCTCTACAAGTGCACGGAGTGGGATGAGACGCCCTACACCAACGGGATCACGACGCACACGATCACGGCCAAGTTCAAGAAGGTGGTGGCATGACGGCGCGTGCTGACGTCCAGACCCTCAACCCCGGCGCGATCTGGGAGGGATACGTCGTTGACGCCTCGCTCCTGGGGGGCTCGGTCTACTACCTGACCTCCGCGCTCAACCCGCTGGGGGCCTCGGTGGTGTGGCAGGGCAACACCTACCAGCCCATCCCGATCGAGGGTGACGGTTGGGAGGCCAGCACCAACGGGGCGCTACCCCACCCCACGCTGACGGTCGCCAACCTGGACGGGTTCATCTCCGGCATCGTGGACAGTTTCCAGGATCTCGTCGGGGCTGTCGTGACCCGGAAGCGGTGCCTGATCAAGTACCTCGACGCCGCGAACGGGATCCCCGGGGCAACCCCGGACCCGACCGGCGGGTTCGATGATGAGGTCTGGGTCGTGGAGCAGAAGAAGGCCGAGACCCTGGAGAGCATCGTTTTCGACCTCGTGGCCGCATCCGACGCCCAGGGGCTCATGCTCCCCTCGCGGCAGATCCTCACGACCTGCACGGCGGTCTACAAGAACACAGACGGGTCCGGCCTCTGCCCCTACACGGGTGCGCTGGCGACATGCAGCCATGAGATCCCTGCGGAAGGAGGCGGCTGCCGCGCCCATTTCCCCACCGGTCCCCTCCCGTTCGGGGGGTTCCCCGGAGCTATCCAGGTGATGGAGTCCTGATGCTGCTCTCCACGTTCGAGGCGTTCAAGGCGCATGCCCATTCCGAGGGCCAGCGCGAGGCCTGCGGGCTCATCGTGGGCGAGGAATACATCCCATGCCGCAACGTCGCGCCCGACATGGATGATTTCGAAATCCACGCCGAGGACTGGGACGCCGCCGAGGACCGCGGCACCATCCGGGCCGTCTGCCATTCTCACCCCGGGAGGTCTCGCCGCGAGACCGAGGCGGACCTGAAGGGCTGCAAGGCCCTGGGGATCCCCTGGTTCATCCTCGGGGACGATGGGCTCCAGCGGATCGACCCGGAGCCCATCCCCTTGGTCGGGCGGGTCTTCGACTACGGCTGGAGCGACTGCTACTCCATCGTGCGGGACTACCTCGGGGACCTACCTGATTTCCCGCGTGAGCCCGAGTTCTGGAGGGCGGGCCATTCCCCCTACGAGGAGCAGTTCGAGGGGCTGGGATTCCGCCGGCTGGACCCCACCGAGGCGCTTCCGGGTGACGTCCTGCTCATGCGGGTCCTGTCCCCCGTCGTGCCCAACCATGCCGCCATCTACCTGGGCGCCGGCTGGATCCTCCATCACCTCTGGGGGCGGATGTCCTGCCGCGAGCTGTGGGGACCCTGGATGAGCGCCACGACCCATGTTCTCCGGAGGGATCGATGAACGAGCCCCTGACTCCCGTCATCCTGCGCGGCCCCCTGGCGGCGAAGTTCGGGGCGCGGCGAATGCTGGCCGTCCGCCGGCCCTCCGAGGCCATCAGGGCGCTCATCGCCACTGTCCCGGGGTTCGAGGACTACCTGCGGACCTCGGGCCTGGAATACGCCATTCTCGTGCGGCAACAGCCCATCGACCCCGAGACGGAGATGGGTCTGCCCACGGGCACGGGCGAGATCCGCATCGTACCTCGGGTGAAGGGCAGCAAGAACGGATTCTGGAAGTTCGTTTCCGGTGTCGCCATGATCGTCCTCGCCGCCTATGGGTACGGTGGCCAGCTCGCCTCCAGCTTCGGCGCGTCCGCTTCTGGCGCAGCCGCGTTCAACTCCTTCGTCGGGGCGATGGGCTTGTCGATGGCCATTGGCGGGATCGCCCAGATGCTGACGGGCTCTCCCAACAAGACCTATGGCTCGGAGGGGAGCAATTCCAGCCTATTCAGTTCCGGACAGAACACGGTCGCCCAAGGGGTTTCTCTTCCGGTGCTCTGCGGGGAGTTCTACTGCACGCCCCCTCTCGTGTCCGAGGCCATCGACACCGAGGCATACAGCGCCACGGTGTTCAACGGAAGCTACGACGGCAACGGCACCTGGCTGGGAGACGGTGACACCACGCCCTGGGGCGCGAGCCTGACGGCCAAGTAGGGGGGATCATGACGCGGAACATCAACTGGGTGGACGGCGGCGGAGATACCGACCCCAAACGGCCAACATCCCTCGGCATCCAGACGGTGCAGCAGGCCAAACTCCTGTTCGCGCTGTCCTGCGGGGCCATCCTGGGGCCCGTCCATGGCCAATGCGGGCTCATGACCGGCACGCCCAACGTCGCCGTGGACGGGACCGCCAAGACGTTCACGCGGGACGCCGGATCGTTCCTTACGGACGGCTTCGCGGTGGGCCAGAGCTTCCAGAGTTGGGGCTTCTCCAACGCGGCAAACAACGGGTTCTTCACCATCACCTCGGTATCGGCCACCGTCCTGACGTGCTCCGGGGCCACCCTCGTGACCGAGGGCAGCGGCTCGAATCGCCACATCGGACCCTCCGGGCTCCGGGACATCTACCTCAACGACGTCCCGATCCAGAACAGCGACGGAACCTTTAACTTCTCCGGCATCAACGTCTCGATGACGAAGGGGACGCTGACCCAGACCCCGATCAACGGGTTCTCGGACACGGAATCCGTCACCGTTTCTGGGGCGCAGATCCTCAACTCCACACCCCAGCCTGTGTATATTCCCAATGTTGCGGCTACCGCTGTCCGGCTCAACATCAGTCTCCCCGCGCTCTACCAGCAGTCCTCCTACGACGGCTCCATGAGCGGGGATACCGTCAACCTCAAGGTGGAGGTGAGCAACAACGGGGCATCGTACGTGGACGCCTCTGCCAAGATCGGGGCGGACGTGCTCAAAATCACCGGGGGCCCGACCACGGGCGCTGTCGTGCGCTCGATCCGGCTCAACCTGACCCAGTTCGGCTCCGGCCCCTGGAGCGTGCGCGTCTCGCGCGTCACCGCCGACAACAACACGACCTACCGGGAAAACCGGACCTACCTCCAGAGCTACAGCGCCATCACGGAACAGCAGCTCCGCTACCCAGGGACCGCGCTCCTGGCGATCACAGTGGACGCCAAGCGCTTCTCCAGCATGCCCAAGGTGAGCGTCCGGTCCTATGGCCGGAAGGTCTTGGTTCCCGCGAACTACACGCCGGCCACGCGCAATCCGGACACCGGGGTCTGGACCCCTGCGGTCTACGCCACGACGGGCACCGGCACCTCCGGAGGGTCCTGGGACGGCACGTTCAAGGAGGCGTGGACCTCGAATCCCGCCTGGATTTTCATGGACATGGCCACGAGCAAGGTCTACGGCGCGGGGACCTACCTGTCCCAGAGCGGGGTGGACAAGTGGGGCCTGTACACGCTGGCGATGTACTGCGACGGCATGGTCTCCGATGGGTTCGGAGGGACCGAGCCGCGGTTCGCCTTCAACGGCTACATCCAGTCCCAGGAAGAAGCATTCCACATGCTCGCGCACATCATCTCGTGCGCTCGTGCCCAGCTCTACTACGGCAAGGGCAAGGTCATGCCCGTCCAGGATGTGGACGATACGCCGGTCCACCTGTTCACGCCCTCGAACGTGGTGGGCGGGAAATTCTCCTACAGCGGCACCGCCCGGAAGGCGCGGCACACCGTCGCCCAGGTCACCTGGAACGACCCCGCGCAGCTCTGGAAAGCCGTTCCGGAGCAGGTCCAGGCCGATTCCAGCTACATCTCCCGGTATGGGGTCCAGGTCACGAGCTACACCGCCGTGGGCTGCACCTCCAAGGGCCAGGCCAGAAGGTCGGGGCGCTACACCCTACTCAGCGAACTCAACGAGACCGAGGCCGTGACGTTCTCCACGGGCATTGAGGGGACCTACGTCAAACCCGGAAAGATCATTCTGATCCAGGACCCTGCCCGGTTGAGGTTCCGCATGGGCGGGCGCATCGACTCCGCGACGTCCAGCACCGTCACCCTGGACGGGCAGGTCACCCTCCAGAGCGGCCAGACCTACACGCTCTGGGTGCAGCTACCCGATGGCTCCCTGGTCTCCAAGACCGTCACCACGGCGGCTGGGACCGTCTCCGCCCTCACGATCAGCGGGACATTCGCCACGATCCCGAGCGCCAAGGCCCAGTGGCTCCTGTCCTCCACCGCTCAGCCCGCCTCGCGCTGGCGCGTCATCTCCGTCCGGGAGGTGCAGGACCAGACCATCGAAATCACGGCCCTTGCCAACTATCAGGCCAAGTACGCCCTTGCGGACATCACGGATTCCCTGGTCGCCGCGCCTGTCGCAACCTCCAACCTGGGGGCTCCGTCCGGCCTCGTCCTGACCCACACCACACAGACCCAATCCGACCGTCTGGCCTACTCCCTGTCGGCCTCCTGGACCGCTCCGACCGGAACGCCCAACGGCTACATCGCCCAGTACCGCAAGGACACCGGGGCCTGGATCGACATGACCGTCGCAGGCTGCGGGGCCTCCGCGCAGGACCTCCTGGTCGGGGTCTACGACGTCCGGGTCGCCGCCCAGTATCAGGACGGCGTTTCCGACTGGGTGGTCGGGGCAGGGCACACGATCAGCAACGCCGGAGGCAGCCCCGCCGAAATCGCCCAGGGCGGCGTGGACCAGATCAACAGCGTCAACTACCTCGTGAACCTCGACAAGATCACGCTGGTCCAGGACTGGAAAGCGGAGCTCCAGACCCAGACCCAGCTAGACTCACAGGCCTCCACCCTGGGCGTTTCGGCCACGGCCTACGATGCCGCGGTCGCCGCGCTCTCGTCCGGGCTCATCTCCGCCGGGGCCCCGAGCAACTGGGCCACCCTCTGGCCCGATGGCACGACCTGGGCCAAGACCGGAATCATGACCAGCCTCCAGGGCTGGTGGCAGAACATCGTCTCGGCCCGCACGGCGCTCATGACCGCCATCACCGCCAAAGTGAACACCACGGCCACGGCCAGCGGGGCTACGGCGACGTGGGGGAGCATCAGCGGCGGGGCGGCGCAGGCGGCTCCGAGCGGAGGGTGGGCTGGGGCCTCCAATTTCACGGGGGCCATCAACGGCGTATCGCTCTCCCTCACCTCCCCGAGCCCGTATGTCCTGTGGGTCAATGCCGATGCCACGGTTACCGGGACCCTGTTCTCCGTCAATTCCGGCGGATCCTTTCGGTTCGGGGTTAACAACAACGGGGCGGTCACTGCCAATGGGGGCGGTTCCTTCGGGGGAATCGTTTCAAGCCCTGGATTCTGTGCCGCCGGAGCCGTTGTCACTGCTGGGGCCAACGCCTGCTGGTTTGATGCCGCAGGAGGAGGGCGGATCGCGACCGTCGGTCCGAACTCGTCTACCTTCAATGGCTGGGGCATCGACCAGTACACCTCCGACCTCAGCGGATACCGGAGAGTCTTCGACATCACAGCCGCTGGGGTGGGCTACCTCAACGGCTCCCTGATCCTCACCCTCGGCAACGTGGGGTCCAACTCCGCCACCCTCCAGGCTGCTGTGGCCTCTGCAATGGCGCCCAAGGTGGGGACCTACGCCCAGATGATCGCCTACAGCGTGCCGGCAGGCACCACGCCCTTCTGGTATGCCACGGACGCGACCGCTCCGGACGGGCTCCTGGGCAGGCTGTACCAGTGGAACGGCTCGACCTGGGTTGACCAGGGCAATCCCAACGCCGTCATCGGGCGCATCACCGCCGGCATCATCTCGGCTGGAGCCGTAGGCGCCCAGGCCCTCGCGGCGGACATCGCCCTCATCGGGCAGGTCATCCGATCCACAGGCTACACGGCGGGGACCTCCAGCGTCCCTCCCAGTGGGTTCAAGCTGAGCGGGTCTGCGTTCACGGTCACCTACCTGGACGGGACCACGGATAGCGTCATCGCGGATTTCGGGGGCAACGTCTCGATCGCCGGCATGAAAGCGGCGGTGGTGGCGAACCGGATCCGGGGCAACACCTACACCCAGAGCGGGACGGGCACCCTCGACGTGCCGATCCCCGAGGGCATCACGAGCGTCGAACTGACCCTCCAGGCGGCTGGCGGCAACGGTGGCAGCTCCTACGGGGCTGGCGGGAACGGGGGCCAGTACATCCGCAAGACCATCACCGTGAAGCCCCACAACACCTACCGGATCACGGTGGGCGCGGTGGGGTCCAACAGCACGTTCTCGTGGCTCTCGTTCGACAGCACGAGCGGGTTCACCACGGACTCTGGTTTCGCGACGATCACCGCGACGTGCGGCGCGAACGGGGCAGGGTCCAGCTCTGGCGTAAACGGCACGGACTCTCCCAACTGCGTCCAGCAACCCGAATACGGCTGGGTGGTGACCGGTGGGACCGGCGGCGACAGCGGCGTCTACAGCGGCGTGGCCAAAGCCGGGAACGGCGGGGCCTGCGGGCTCCAGGCGGGCGGGGCTGGCCCCACCGCGACGGCGGTCAAGACCAATTCCGGCGGAGGTGGAGGCGCTTCTGCGATGGCTCCGGGCGGGGCAGGGGCGCTTACCGGAGCGAATGGAACGGCTGGGACCCTGGGTTCCGGCGGAGGTGGCGGGGCTACCGGTGGCGCGGGTGGCCCTGGGTTCGGACGCGCCAAGTGGTGAACCGGGCCGTCGTGCCCATCCAGGAGACAGCATGTCGATCAAACTCCCCTCATCCAACACCACGGTGGTCCCGGAATACGCGGCCATCGAGATCAAGTTCAACCGCGGCATGCAGCCGAACACGGACGGCCACCTCGTGCCGGTCTTCACGGCCAGCATCGCCTACGCCCGCACGGACTACCTCGTGGACGCGGACGGCAACAAGGTCGGGCAGGTCTCCCGCGCCGCCGTGCCGCCCGTGACGCCCGACCCCTACACCGGCTGGATCTACCTGGACGGGCCCGCCCTGGCCGCCATGGAGGCCTCCGTGACCCCCGCCTCGACCATGCTGGACACCATCGCCGATGCGGCGGACAGCCTGATCCAGCAGGACCTCACCCGCAGGGGGCTCCTGTGAAGACGGCCCTGATCGCCCTCTGGGGGCTCGTGGCCTGGCTCCTGGTGGAGATGGTGGTCTTCCTGCCCCTCTACCTCCTGGGACTGGTCCTGATGCCCATCCTCCTGCGCTGGGCTCCGCGCACGGTGCGCCCTACGCGGATCCCCAACGAGTACATGCACCCCGGCGGGCTCGTGGAGGCCTTCGCCTGGGACTGGGCTGATGCTCTCTGGGGCAACAAGGAGGACGGCCTTCTGCCGTGGTGGTGGGAGCAGAAAGGCGGCACGGCCTGGGGTTGGTTCCTCCGCAACCCCGTCTGCAACATGCGGTTCTGGCCGATCATTTCGACGCTCCCGAGCCCGTCCACGCAGTACGTCGGCACCCTCCAGGACGTGCCCGCGAACGGAGATCCCGGCTGGTTCCTGGCCTGGGCCGGGCCCTACGTCGGGTTCCTGTGGCAGAACACCCACTGGGGGCTCTGGATCGGCTGGAAGATCAACCCCCGCGATGCCCGCAGGATCGACCCCGAGGACTACCGAACCCATGGTCTCGGAACGGCCTGCCAATTTATGAGGTTCTGATGCCCAAGAAGGAGCGAACCATCGAGCGCCCCGAGTGTCCGGCTGACCGCAGGACCCGGGAGGCGCAGGCGGAGCACGAGCGCGAGCGCCAGGAATGGCTGGCCACCCTGGACCCCCGGCAGAGGGCCGGTGGTGAATGGAGCCTCGACCCCCAGACGCCGTGACGATAACGGCAAAAAACACGATTCCGGCAGGTTAGAATTGTTTGGTAAGCGTCAATTACCATCCAAAAAGCTTCAATGTGACCTTGCCTATAGATAGTTACCAGCCATAGGTATGAGATAGCTGTAGGTGCAATTAGATGGGTTTTACCAGCGACCAGAAAAAGTGTTAGGCAACCATACACAAGTGCAAGAAACCTTCGGATTAGACGGGCAATAATTTCTTGAATGTCCCCCTCAATGGGTCTAGCCTTTGGGGACACGATCAGGCAGGCTGGACCCACGATTGAACACCCTCTGTCGCATTCGGTCGGGCAAGCTTGAGGCGAAACAAAAGCGAACCAGGGGGTTGTCATGGCAGGGCAGGACCAGCTCGTGATTGCACTCAGCCACGCGGAGAGAGCGTCGGCCCTGGCACTGGCGGTTCATCGAATGGCCTCTGAGCGTGGTCACGAATCCATTGCCGACGTGGCCTGGGTTGCCCACCTGGAGGCCCGTGATGCCGCAGAAGATCTCGGGGATGTTCTGGGCCTTGAGACCTCGACGGAATAATTGTCGGGCTATTTCCTGGGCGGGGCGTACGTTCCCCTTGGGGGATGCCCTTCCGCCGCGAACCTGGACGCCCCAGGACCGAGGACCCGCCAGCCCCCAGCCGGAGGATCGACGTGCGCGTGCCCCTGGATCTCCTCGAACGTCTGGAAGCGATCGCGGCGGAGAGGGGGATCAGCCGGCATCAGGCCATCCGTGAGGCGATCGCGGAATGGGTCGAGAAGCGGGATGCGAAGGGCGAAGAAGATGCCCGGGACCAGGATTGATGTGGGCCCCTTGTATGCCCACAGACTGCCCACAGCAATTTGCCCAAATTCTGTTGCCTAGCCTGGAACCCTTGGTGCCGGCGGTCGGACTCGAACCGACACTCCCTTTCAGAAAACAGATTTTGAGTCTGTCGCGTCTGCCATTTCGCCACGCCGGCGGCTGGGGGTAAGGATACCGGGAAAGGGCCCCCCGGGCCAACCCGCGCGGCGAGGGCGGTGGGCGCGGCGCGGCCGTGCTACGATCTTGGCATCCTGAACAATCGGGTTTTTACAGCGGGAGTGACGGCATGGCAAGGCTGCGCACATGGATCATCACCGGCGCCGGAGCCGTGGGGCTCGCGGGCTCCCTGGGATGGATGGGGCTGCGGTCGTCATCCGCGACGCCCGAATATTCGGTGGAGGCGGCCAGGGTCCAGGATCTCCGGGACAGCGTGGCCGCGAACGGCGAGGTGCAGGCCCGCACCAAGGTGAACGTGGGCGTGCAGGTGACGGCGGCCATCCGCGAGATCCACGTGAAGGACGGCCAGTGGGTGAAGGCCGGCGACCTGCTCGTGACGCTGGACCAGGAGCGCTACCGCCAGGCCCTGAACCAGGCGGAGATGGGCCTGCGCATGTCCCGCAAGGACCTGGAGATCGCCCAGGCGACCTGGACCAAGCAGGAGCAGACCTTCCGCCGCAACGAGACCCTCCATGGCCAGGGCCTGGTCTCCGCCGAGGAGTTCCAGCAGGTGAAGCTGGCCCGGGACACGGCCGCGACCTCGCTGGAGCGGGCGCGGGTGGCGGTGCAGCAGTCCGAGGCCCAGGTGGCGATCGCCCAGGACGATCTCAGCAAGACCGTCATCCGGGCCTCCATGTCGGGCCAGGTCACGGGCCTCAAGGCCGAGAAGGGGGAGACCGCCATCGCGGGCACGACGAACCTCGCGGGCGCCGTCCTGATGGTCATCTCCGACCTGTCCGAGATGATGGGCGAGGTGCGGGTGGGCGAGCTGGAGGTGGTGAAGGTCAAGGAAGGGCAGCCCGCCGAGATCACCGTGGACGCCCTGCCGGGCAGCCTCTTCCGGGGGAAGGTCATGACGGTGGCCACCGGCACGGACCGGCCCGCGAACGCCAGTTCCACGTCGCAGGAGACCCAGACCTACAAGGTGCGCGTCCTCATCGAGGGGACCCCCGAGGCGCTGGGGGCCCTCAAGCCGGGCATGAGCGCGCGCATCGCCGTGCTCACCTCCGAGCACAAGGGGGTGCTCACGGTGCCCCTGGCCGCCATCCAGGACCGCGAGGTGAAGGGCCGGGGCCTTGGCCTCCTCGCCGGCTCCCGCAGCGTCGTCTACGTCGCGAAGGACGGCAAGGTCCAGGAGCGGGAGATCCAGACGGGCCTGTCCACCCGCCGGGCGGCGGAGGTTCTTTCCGGCGTCAAGGCCGGCGAACTCGTCGTCACCGGGCCGACCAAGCTCCTCACGGGCCTCACGGACGGGGCCGCCGTGAAGCTGCAGAAGGGCCAGCCGTGAACGGCTGGGGCCACTTCACCGAGACCCTGCGCACGGCCCTGGCCAGCATCTGGGCGCACCGCATGCGCAGCGCGCTCACGACCCTGGGCATCATCATCGGCGTCGGATCCGTCATCGCCGTGGTCAACCTCACGAAGGGACTCGAGGGCCGGATCATGGCCGACGTCCGCCAGGAGGGCACCCACACCTTCTTCGTCAGCTCCTGGGTGCCCTACTCCCGGTTCAAGACCGCCAGGGTCCGCCGCATGCCCATGGACGTGCAGACCATCCGCGAGATCCGCGAGGTCATGCCCCAGGTGACCCTGGCCAGCCCCCAGGTCACGATCTGGGTGCCCCAGATGCTGGTGAAGGCCGGGGGCATCACGCGCCGGATCTCGTACCTCACGGCCGTGGACGAGAACGGGCTGGACCTCTCCAACCGGGAGCTGGCCTGCGGCCGCAACTTCACGGCCACGGACCGCGCGACCCGCGCCCCCCTGGCCATCCTGGGCGCCCAGATCGCCGAGGACC
Encoded here:
- a CDS encoding efflux RND transporter periplasmic adaptor subunit, which translates into the protein MARLRTWIITGAGAVGLAGSLGWMGLRSSSATPEYSVEAARVQDLRDSVAANGEVQARTKVNVGVQVTAAIREIHVKDGQWVKAGDLLVTLDQERYRQALNQAEMGLRMSRKDLEIAQATWTKQEQTFRRNETLHGQGLVSAEEFQQVKLARDTAATSLERARVAVQQSEAQVAIAQDDLSKTVIRASMSGQVTGLKAEKGETAIAGTTNLAGAVLMVISDLSEMMGEVRVGELEVVKVKEGQPAEITVDALPGSLFRGKVMTVATGTDRPANASSTSQETQTYKVRVLIEGTPEALGALKPGMSARIAVLTSEHKGVLTVPLAAIQDREVKGRGLGLLAGSRSVVYVAKDGKVQEREIQTGLSTRRAAEVLSGVKAGELVVTGPTKLLTGLTDGAAVKLQKGQP
- the gpJ gene encoding TipJ family phage tail tip protein; protein product: MTRNINWVDGGGDTDPKRPTSLGIQTVQQAKLLFALSCGAILGPVHGQCGLMTGTPNVAVDGTAKTFTRDAGSFLTDGFAVGQSFQSWGFSNAANNGFFTITSVSATVLTCSGATLVTEGSGSNRHIGPSGLRDIYLNDVPIQNSDGTFNFSGINVSMTKGTLTQTPINGFSDTESVTVSGAQILNSTPQPVYIPNVAATAVRLNISLPALYQQSSYDGSMSGDTVNLKVEVSNNGASYVDASAKIGADVLKITGGPTTGAVVRSIRLNLTQFGSGPWSVRVSRVTADNNTTYRENRTYLQSYSAITEQQLRYPGTALLAITVDAKRFSSMPKVSVRSYGRKVLVPANYTPATRNPDTGVWTPAVYATTGTGTSGGSWDGTFKEAWTSNPAWIFMDMATSKVYGAGTYLSQSGVDKWGLYTLAMYCDGMVSDGFGGTEPRFAFNGYIQSQEEAFHMLAHIISCARAQLYYGKGKVMPVQDVDDTPVHLFTPSNVVGGKFSYSGTARKARHTVAQVTWNDPAQLWKAVPEQVQADSSYISRYGVQVTSYTAVGCTSKGQARRSGRYTLLSELNETEAVTFSTGIEGTYVKPGKIILIQDPARLRFRMGGRIDSATSSTVTLDGQVTLQSGQTYTLWVQLPDGSLVSKTVTTAAGTVSALTISGTFATIPSAKAQWLLSSTAQPASRWRVISVREVQDQTIEITALANYQAKYALADITDSLVAAPVATSNLGAPSGLVLTHTTQTQSDRLAYSLSASWTAPTGTPNGYIAQYRKDTGAWIDMTVAGCGASAQDLLVGVYDVRVAAQYQDGVSDWVVGAGHTISNAGGSPAEIAQGGVDQINSVNYLVNLDKITLVQDWKAELQTQTQLDSQASTLGVSATAYDAAVAALSSGLISAGAPSNWATLWPDGTTWAKTGIMTSLQGWWQNIVSARTALMTAITAKVNTTATASGATATWGSISGGAAQAAPSGGWAGASNFTGAINGVSLSLTSPSPYVLWVNADATVTGTLFSVNSGGSFRFGVNNNGAVTANGGGSFGGIVSSPGFCAAGAVVTAGANACWFDAAGGGRIATVGPNSSTFNGWGIDQYTSDLSGYRRVFDITAAGVGYLNGSLILTLGNVGSNSATLQAAVASAMAPKVGTYAQMIAYSVPAGTTPFWYATDATAPDGLLGRLYQWNGSTWVDQGNPNAVIGRITAGIISAGAVGAQALAADIALIGQVIRSTGYTAGTSSVPPSGFKLSGSAFTVTYLDGTTDSVIADFGGNVSIAGMKAAVVANRIRGNTYTQSGTGTLDVPIPEGITSVELTLQAAGGNGGSSYGAGGNGGQYIRKTITVKPHNTYRITVGAVGSNSTFSWLSFDSTSGFTTDSGFATITATCGANGAGSSSGVNGTDSPNCVQQPEYGWVVTGGTGGDSGVYSGVAKAGNGGACGLQAGGAGPTATAVKTNSGGGGGASAMAPGGAGALTGANGTAGTLGSGGGGGATGGAGGPGFGRAKW
- a CDS encoding ribbon-helix-helix protein, CopG family, with the translated sequence MRVPLDLLERLEAIAAERGISRHQAIREAIAEWVEKRDAKGEEDARDQD